A single window of Vibrio alfacsensis DNA harbors:
- a CDS encoding sensor histidine kinase: MIHRLLSSSQSTQSMTGRLALFFSLVSVVIGIFCFCIITGSLLWSEDRVGERRIMIDKKEAIEHFQAYPDQGSLKLDLLTIAYNDVALVPKEYQSYLIGKKHFLDEVGDERYSRMIYMSTYTYQGKEHPIILISLIDEVEITSEEFIMVVAMVLSVVAVLIFLFGNLLLKLSQRLIEPVNSLKNQLDQHQGDPTQTFSVPEGSAKEFQALATELNEYRHKINQVIKREQAFARYASHELRTPLTVMKGSSSMLARGANTDFQSRQVHRIQGATQQMSTMVDALLGLVRYERNTDDSPKRSITEQEIKQIIAQSQAQADEKNLDFDIQIDGHPTTRATNAVLTIILGNLVRNGIAATPSGAIHVHMDDKQISVRDQGDGLSDIPHSDGHGLGLMIVDDLCQRYGWQFKIATHPKGGCEAVIKIASEHQA; encoded by the coding sequence ATGATTCACCGATTACTATCGAGTTCACAAAGCACGCAAAGTATGACGGGTCGCCTTGCGCTGTTTTTCTCTCTAGTCTCGGTTGTCATTGGTATTTTCTGTTTTTGTATCATCACAGGCTCGCTGCTTTGGTCGGAAGATCGAGTCGGTGAACGCCGCATCATGATCGACAAAAAAGAAGCCATAGAACATTTTCAAGCTTATCCCGATCAAGGCAGTCTTAAACTCGATTTATTGACCATCGCCTATAATGATGTCGCGTTAGTCCCAAAAGAGTACCAATCGTACCTCATTGGCAAAAAACACTTTCTTGATGAAGTTGGGGATGAACGGTATTCAAGAATGATCTATATGAGTACTTACACTTACCAAGGTAAAGAGCATCCCATCATTCTTATCTCACTTATCGATGAAGTCGAAATTACGTCTGAAGAATTCATTATGGTGGTCGCCATGGTGCTTTCTGTGGTGGCGGTGCTGATTTTTTTATTCGGCAATCTATTACTCAAGCTTTCTCAACGCTTAATCGAACCCGTTAACTCGCTTAAAAATCAATTGGATCAGCACCAAGGTGACCCAACGCAAACTTTTAGTGTGCCAGAGGGCTCCGCTAAGGAATTTCAAGCACTGGCAACGGAGCTCAATGAGTACAGGCATAAAATCAACCAGGTCATCAAACGAGAACAAGCCTTTGCTCGCTATGCCAGTCATGAGTTACGCACACCACTGACCGTCATGAAAGGCTCAAGTAGTATGCTAGCAAGAGGTGCCAATACGGATTTTCAATCACGACAAGTTCATCGTATACAAGGTGCAACACAACAAATGTCGACCATGGTTGATGCACTACTTGGCTTAGTTCGTTATGAGCGCAACACGGATGATTCACCAAAACGAAGTATCACTGAACAAGAGATCAAACAAATCATTGCGCAAAGCCAAGCGCAAGCCGATGAAAAGAACCTTGATTTTGATATACAAATCGATGGCCATCCGACAACGCGAGCAACCAATGCTGTGCTGACTATTATTTTAGGTAACCTTGTCCGTAATGGCATCGCGGCAACACCATCCGGTGCTATTCACGTCCACATGGACGATAAGCAAATTTCAGTTCGAGATCAAGGCGATGGGCTTTCTGATATTCCCCACTCCGATGGTCATGGCTTAGGGTTAATGATTGTCGATGACTTATGTCAACGATATGGCTGGCAATTTAAAATCGCTACACACCCAAAAGGCGGCTGTGAGGCTGTGATTAAAATCGCTTCGGAACATCAAGCGTAA